One Leptidea sinapis chromosome 38, ilLepSina1.1, whole genome shotgun sequence DNA window includes the following coding sequences:
- the LOC126975975 gene encoding THO complex subunit 4 isoform X1 yields MVDRIDMALDDIIKASKKGRGGGAGRKFDNNTKRSNRGGGSFRNGRSGGVVRGRNRGGITKPTNYMREKLFQGDVNSTWKHDMFNEYTDKKTQRGAPITTGPTKLLVSNLDFGVSDTDIQELFAEFGVFKSAAVHYDRSGRSLGTADVVFERRADALKAMKQYNGVPLDGRAMNIQLATSDIKPFRGEPQSRLQGGGGPIRRNSNRGGRNTNNSGRGGGPRRGGQGGGRGGGARGGRRPVPTAEQLDAELDAYVKEIK; encoded by the exons ATGGTGGACCGAATTGATATGGCTTTAGACGATATAATAAAAGCTAGTAAGAAAGGACGAGGAGGCGGCGCTGGAAGAAAATTcgataataatacaaaaagatCAAATCGTGGAGGCGGAAGTTTTCGTAATGGCCGCTCAGGTGGCGTTGTACGAGGAAGAAATCGTGGTGGTATAACTAAGCCGACAAATTACATGagg GAAAAACTATTTCAGGGTGATGTTAACAGCACATGGAAACATGACATGTTCAATGAATACACTGATAAGAAAACACAAAGGGGTGCACCAATTACAACAGGACCTACTAAACTCCTGGTGTCTAATTTAGATTTTGGTGTCTCAGACACAGATATTCAGGAACTATTTGCCGAGTTTGGGGTCTTTAAAAGTGCGGCTGTGCACTATGATCGTTCTGGGAGATCATTGG GTACTGCTGATGTTGTTTTTGAAAGAAGAGCTGATGCCTTAAAGGCTATGAAACAATACAATGGTGTTCCTTTGGACGGCCGTGCTATGAACATTCAACTAGCAACATCagatattaaaccattcaggGGAGAACCTCAAAGTAGACTTCAAGGTGGCGGCGGACCTATAAGAAGAAATTCTAATAGAG GTGgcagaaatacaaataatagtggCAGAGGTGGTGGACCAAGGAGAGGTGGACAAGGTGGTGGCAGGGGGGGAGGGGCCCGTGGGGGGAGGCGGCCAGTTCCAACAGCTGAACAGCTTGATGCAGAGCTTGACGCCTACGTCAAAGAAATTAAGTGA
- the LOC126975975 gene encoding THO complex subunit 4 isoform X2 produces MVDRIDMALDDIIKASKKGRGGGAGRKFDNNTKRSNRGGGSFRNGRSGGVVRGRNRGGITKPTNYMRGDVNSTWKHDMFNEYTDKKTQRGAPITTGPTKLLVSNLDFGVSDTDIQELFAEFGVFKSAAVHYDRSGRSLGTADVVFERRADALKAMKQYNGVPLDGRAMNIQLATSDIKPFRGEPQSRLQGGGGPIRRNSNRGGRNTNNSGRGGGPRRGGQGGGRGGGARGGRRPVPTAEQLDAELDAYVKEIK; encoded by the exons ATGGTGGACCGAATTGATATGGCTTTAGACGATATAATAAAAGCTAGTAAGAAAGGACGAGGAGGCGGCGCTGGAAGAAAATTcgataataatacaaaaagatCAAATCGTGGAGGCGGAAGTTTTCGTAATGGCCGCTCAGGTGGCGTTGTACGAGGAAGAAATCGTGGTGGTATAACTAAGCCGACAAATTACATGagg GGTGATGTTAACAGCACATGGAAACATGACATGTTCAATGAATACACTGATAAGAAAACACAAAGGGGTGCACCAATTACAACAGGACCTACTAAACTCCTGGTGTCTAATTTAGATTTTGGTGTCTCAGACACAGATATTCAGGAACTATTTGCCGAGTTTGGGGTCTTTAAAAGTGCGGCTGTGCACTATGATCGTTCTGGGAGATCATTGG GTACTGCTGATGTTGTTTTTGAAAGAAGAGCTGATGCCTTAAAGGCTATGAAACAATACAATGGTGTTCCTTTGGACGGCCGTGCTATGAACATTCAACTAGCAACATCagatattaaaccattcaggGGAGAACCTCAAAGTAGACTTCAAGGTGGCGGCGGACCTATAAGAAGAAATTCTAATAGAG GTGgcagaaatacaaataatagtggCAGAGGTGGTGGACCAAGGAGAGGTGGACAAGGTGGTGGCAGGGGGGGAGGGGCCCGTGGGGGGAGGCGGCCAGTTCCAACAGCTGAACAGCTTGATGCAGAGCTTGACGCCTACGTCAAAGAAATTAAGTGA
- the LOC126975967 gene encoding RNA N6-adenosine-methyltransferase METTL16 isoform X2, whose amino-acid sequence MIGTESDDRSFQIANENVVKNNLQDLIEVKKNTTDNTMEFLFADDKYKILQFCMCNPPFYTNFEELCESRSPARPPPKNAFTGSPQELITEGGEMEFCRKMIEESKKLKDKILIFTTMLGQKYSLKVLLLDLKAEGIKHTSTEFCQGRVTRWGLAWTYQNYDLSKLVPFREKARKKTIPITFVVPEADTASNTMEKVFEKLSRFLNDLNITKNVLTKRKNEICFEMTAFTNTWSNQRRKRRLQKKLESPDSKRAKIEETSNLEIDTTETSEELVQQRSQTSESLRLEVKEESLFEKNPLCHAMVRLVLRDNKYCINMEYISGDAGKDGPHQIVQYIKNNWK is encoded by the exons ATGATTGGAACCGAATCTGATGATAGAAGTTTTCAAATTGCCAATGAGAATGttgtgaaaaataatttacaagatCTTATTGAAG TGAAAAAGAATACAACAGATAACACAATGGAGTTTCTGTTTGCTGatgacaaatataaaatattacaattttgtatGTGCAATCCACCATTCTATACAAATTTTGAAGAACTTTGCGAATCTAGAAGTCCAGCAAG GCCACCACCAAAAAACGCCTTTACTGGGTCACCACAAGAACTAATCACTGAAGGTGGAGAGATGGAATTTTGCCGAAAAATGATTGAGGAAAGTAAGAAACTAAAGGATAAAATCCT aATATTTACTACAATGCTTGGACAAAAATACAGCTTGAAAGTACTTTTATTAGACCTGAAAGCAGAAGGTATCAAGCATACATCTACAGAGTTTTGCCAGGGTAGAGTAACTAGATGGGGGTTGGCTTGGAcctatcaaaattatgatttgagcaaacTAG TTCCCTTCCGTGAAAAAgcaagaaaaaaaacaattcctATTACATTTGTTGTGCCAGAGGCAGACACCGCATCAAATACCATGGAAAAAGTATTTGAGAAACTCTCAAGATTTTTAAAcgatttaaatataacaaaaaatgtcTTAACTAAGCGAAAAAACGAAATCTGCTTTGAAATGACTGCTTTTACAAACACTTGGTCGAATCAGAGGCGGAAAAGAAGACTCCAAAAGAAATTGGAATCTCCAGATTCTAAAAGGGCTAAAATTGAAGAAACTAGCAATTTGGAAATTGATACTACTGAAACAAGCGAAGAATTAGTCCAACAAAGAAGCCAGACAAGCGAATCATTACGGCTTGAAGTAAAAGAAGAGAGTCTGTTTGAAAAGAATCCCCTTTGTCATGCTATGGTCAGATTAGTCCTCagagataataaatattgcatcaATATGGAATACATTAGTGGCGATGCGGGAAAAGATGGCCCACATCAGatagtacaatatattaaaaataattggaaaTGA
- the LOC126975967 gene encoding RNA N6-adenosine-methyltransferase mettl16 isoform X3: MEFLFADDKYKILQFCMCNPPFYTNFEELCESRSPARPPPKNAFTGSPQELITEGGEMEFCRKMIEESKKLKDKILIFTTMLGQKYSLKVLLLDLKAEGIKHTSTEFCQGRVTRWGLAWTYQNYDLSKLVPFREKARKKTIPITFVVPEADTASNTMEKVFEKLSRFLNDLNITKNVLTKRKNEICFEMTAFTNTWSNQRRKRRLQKKLESPDSKRAKIEETSNLEIDTTETSEELVQQRSQTSESLRLEVKEESLFEKNPLCHAMVRLVLRDNKYCINMEYISGDAGKDGPHQIVQYIKNNWK, translated from the exons ATGGAGTTTCTGTTTGCTGatgacaaatataaaatattacaattttgtatGTGCAATCCACCATTCTATACAAATTTTGAAGAACTTTGCGAATCTAGAAGTCCAGCAAG GCCACCACCAAAAAACGCCTTTACTGGGTCACCACAAGAACTAATCACTGAAGGTGGAGAGATGGAATTTTGCCGAAAAATGATTGAGGAAAGTAAGAAACTAAAGGATAAAATCCT aATATTTACTACAATGCTTGGACAAAAATACAGCTTGAAAGTACTTTTATTAGACCTGAAAGCAGAAGGTATCAAGCATACATCTACAGAGTTTTGCCAGGGTAGAGTAACTAGATGGGGGTTGGCTTGGAcctatcaaaattatgatttgagcaaacTAG TTCCCTTCCGTGAAAAAgcaagaaaaaaaacaattcctATTACATTTGTTGTGCCAGAGGCAGACACCGCATCAAATACCATGGAAAAAGTATTTGAGAAACTCTCAAGATTTTTAAAcgatttaaatataacaaaaaatgtcTTAACTAAGCGAAAAAACGAAATCTGCTTTGAAATGACTGCTTTTACAAACACTTGGTCGAATCAGAGGCGGAAAAGAAGACTCCAAAAGAAATTGGAATCTCCAGATTCTAAAAGGGCTAAAATTGAAGAAACTAGCAATTTGGAAATTGATACTACTGAAACAAGCGAAGAATTAGTCCAACAAAGAAGCCAGACAAGCGAATCATTACGGCTTGAAGTAAAAGAAGAGAGTCTGTTTGAAAAGAATCCCCTTTGTCATGCTATGGTCAGATTAGTCCTCagagataataaatattgcatcaATATGGAATACATTAGTGGCGATGCGGGAAAAGATGGCCCACATCAGatagtacaatatattaaaaataattggaaaTGA
- the LOC126975967 gene encoding U6 small nuclear RNA (adenine-(43)-N(6))-methyltransferase isoform X1, whose protein sequence is MAMNKFMHPRNIYRVPPDFKKLATLYPEFSSISQVDISGKVTIDFKNPKALRVLTRCLLVSDFNLDVFIPEDRLVPTLPLRLNYILWVEDLLKAINNDSDVLGLDIGTGACAIYPLLAAKKNKWRMIGTESDDRSFQIANENVVKNNLQDLIEVKKNTTDNTMEFLFADDKYKILQFCMCNPPFYTNFEELCESRSPARPPPKNAFTGSPQELITEGGEMEFCRKMIEESKKLKDKILIFTTMLGQKYSLKVLLLDLKAEGIKHTSTEFCQGRVTRWGLAWTYQNYDLSKLVPFREKARKKTIPITFVVPEADTASNTMEKVFEKLSRFLNDLNITKNVLTKRKNEICFEMTAFTNTWSNQRRKRRLQKKLESPDSKRAKIEETSNLEIDTTETSEELVQQRSQTSESLRLEVKEESLFEKNPLCHAMVRLVLRDNKYCINMEYISGDAGKDGPHQIVQYIKNNWK, encoded by the exons atGGCTATGAATAAGTTTATGCATCCAAGAAACATTTATAGAGTGCCACCTGATTTCAAGAAGTTAGCTACATTGTATCCAGAATTTTCTAGCATTTCTCAAGTG GACATATCAGGGAAAGTTACTATTGATTTTAAGAATCCTAAAGCTCTAAGGGTACTAACAAGATGTTTATTAGTATCCGATTTCAATCTTGATGTCTTCATTCCTGAAGATCGCTTAGTACCAACCCTACCATTGaggttaaattatatattatgggTAGAAGATTTGCTTAAAGCCATAAATAATGATTCAGATGTTCTTGGATTAGATATAG GTACTGGGGCCTGTGCAATTTATCCATTGCTAGCCGCAAAAAAGAATAAATGGCGCATGATTGGAACCGAATCTGATGATAGAAGTTTTCAAATTGCCAATGAGAATGttgtgaaaaataatttacaagatCTTATTGAAG TGAAAAAGAATACAACAGATAACACAATGGAGTTTCTGTTTGCTGatgacaaatataaaatattacaattttgtatGTGCAATCCACCATTCTATACAAATTTTGAAGAACTTTGCGAATCTAGAAGTCCAGCAAG GCCACCACCAAAAAACGCCTTTACTGGGTCACCACAAGAACTAATCACTGAAGGTGGAGAGATGGAATTTTGCCGAAAAATGATTGAGGAAAGTAAGAAACTAAAGGATAAAATCCT aATATTTACTACAATGCTTGGACAAAAATACAGCTTGAAAGTACTTTTATTAGACCTGAAAGCAGAAGGTATCAAGCATACATCTACAGAGTTTTGCCAGGGTAGAGTAACTAGATGGGGGTTGGCTTGGAcctatcaaaattatgatttgagcaaacTAG TTCCCTTCCGTGAAAAAgcaagaaaaaaaacaattcctATTACATTTGTTGTGCCAGAGGCAGACACCGCATCAAATACCATGGAAAAAGTATTTGAGAAACTCTCAAGATTTTTAAAcgatttaaatataacaaaaaatgtcTTAACTAAGCGAAAAAACGAAATCTGCTTTGAAATGACTGCTTTTACAAACACTTGGTCGAATCAGAGGCGGAAAAGAAGACTCCAAAAGAAATTGGAATCTCCAGATTCTAAAAGGGCTAAAATTGAAGAAACTAGCAATTTGGAAATTGATACTACTGAAACAAGCGAAGAATTAGTCCAACAAAGAAGCCAGACAAGCGAATCATTACGGCTTGAAGTAAAAGAAGAGAGTCTGTTTGAAAAGAATCCCCTTTGTCATGCTATGGTCAGATTAGTCCTCagagataataaatattgcatcaATATGGAATACATTAGTGGCGATGCGGGAAAAGATGGCCCACATCAGatagtacaatatattaaaaataattggaaaTGA